The Urocitellus parryii isolate mUroPar1 chromosome 6, mUroPar1.hap1, whole genome shotgun sequence genome includes a window with the following:
- the Cd276 gene encoding LOW QUALITY PROTEIN: CD276 antigen (The sequence of the model RefSeq protein was modified relative to this genomic sequence to represent the inferred CDS: inserted 2 bases in 1 codon), giving the protein MLHRLVSPGMGVHVGTALGVLCFCLTEAVAIQVPEDPVVALVGTDATLHCSFSPEPGFSLAQLNLIWQLMNTKQLAHSFAEGRDQGSXLFPDLLAQGNAYLRLQGVCVADEGSFTCLVGIQDFGSAAVSLQEWVAILSPYSKPSMTLEPSKDLWPGSMVTITCSSHWGYPKVKVFWQDGQDTSLTGNVTMSQMANEQGLFYMHSMLRVALGADGTYSCLVCSPVLQQDTHSSVTITSHSSPTGAVEVQVPEDPVVALVGTDATLHCSFSPEPGFSLAQLNLIWQLTDTKQLVHSFAEGRDQGSAYANRTMLFPDLLAQGNASLRLQGVRVADEGSFTCFVSIRDFGSAAVSLQVAAPYSKPSMTLEPSKDLRPGDMVTITCFSHRGYPEAEVIWQDGQGTPLTGNVTTSQMANEQGLFDVRSVLRVVLGADGTYSCLVRNPVLQQDAHGSVTITGQPMTFPPEALWVTVGLSVCLVALLVALAFVCWRKIKQSCEEENAGAEDQDGDGEGSKTALRPLKHSESKEDDGQEIA; this is encoded by the exons ATGCTGCACAGACTGGTCAGCCCTGGCATGGGTGTACATGTGGGCACAGCCCTGGGGGTACTGTGCTTCTGCCTCACAG AAGCCGTGGCAATCCAGGTTCCTGAAGACCCGGTGGTGGCCCTGGTGGGCACTGATGCCACCCTGCACTGCTCCTTTTCGCCTGAGCCAGGCTTTAGCCTGGCACAGCTCAACCTCATCTGGCAACTGATGAACACCAAACAGCTGGCGCATAGCTTTGCTGAGGGCCGGGACCAGGGCAG GCTCTTCCCAGACCTGCTGGCACAGGGCAACGCTTACCTGAggctgcagggtgtgtgtgtggctgaCGAGGGCAGTTTCACCTGCTTAGTGGGGATccaggactttggcagcgctgcTGTCAGCCTGCAGGAGTGGGTTGCCATCCTCT CCCCCTATTCAAAACCCAGCATGACCCTGGAGCCCAGCAAGGACCTGTGGCCTGGATCCATGGTGACCATCACTTGCTCCAGCCACTGGGGCTatcccaaggtcaaggtgttCTGGCAGGATGGGCAGGATACATCCTTGACTGGCAATGTGACCATGTCACAGATGGCCAATGAGCAGGGCTTGTTCTATATGCACAGCATGCTGAGGGTGGCGCTGGGTGCTGATGGCACCTACAGCTGCCTGGTGTGCAGCCCTGTGCTGCAGCAGGACACACACAGCTCTGTCACCATCACATCTCACAGCAGCCCCacag GAGCTGTGGAGGTCCAGGTCCCTGAAGACCCAGTGGTGGCCCTGGTGGGCACTGATGCCACCCTGCACTGCTCCTTCTCACCTGAGCCTGGCTTCAGCCTGGCCCAGCTCAACCTCATCTGGCAGCTGACAGACACCAAACAGCTGGTGCATAGCTTTGCTGAGGGCCGGGACCAGGGCAGCGCCTATGCCAACCGTACCATGCTCTTCCCAGACCTGCTGGCACAGGGCAACGCGTCCCTGAGGCTGCAGGGCGTGCGTGTGGCTGATGAAGGCAGCTTCACCTGCTTCGTGAGCATTCGGGACTTCGGCAGCGCTGCTGTCAGCCTGCAGGTGGCAG CCCCCTATTCAAAACCCAGTATGACCCTGGAGCCCAGCAAGGACCTGCGCCCTGGGGACATGGTGACCATCACTTGCTTCAGTCACCGGGGCTACCCTGAGGCCGAGGTGATCTGGCAGGATGGGCAGGGTACACCCTTGACTGGCAACGTGACCACGTCGCAGATGGCCAACGAACAGGGCTTGTTCGACGTGCGCAGCGTGCTGAGGGTGGTGCTGGGCGCTGATGGCACCTACAGCTGCCTGGTGCGCAACCCCGTGCTGCAGCAGGACGCACATGGCTCTGTCACCATCACAG gACAGCCCATGACATTCCCCCCTGAGGCCCTGTGGGTGACTGTGGGGCTCTCTGTCTGTCTTGTTGCACTGCTGGTGGCCCTGGCCTTTGTGTGCTGGAGAAAGATCAAacagagctgtgaggaggagaATGCAG GAGCTGAGGACCaggatggggatggggaaggaTCCAAGACAG ccctACGACCTCTGAAACACTCTGAGAGCAAAGAAG ATGATGGACAAGAAATAGCCTGA